One window of Candidatus Mycobacterium wuenschmannii genomic DNA carries:
- a CDS encoding NAD-dependent epimerase/dehydratase family protein: MGASGNVGACVTRHLAAGGADVRVLLRKSSSTTGIDGLDIERHYGDLVDAAAVAAAMADREVVYYCVVDTRAELRDPAPLFATNVEALRHVLDVAVRAKLQRFVFLSTIGTIAVGLNGETVDEDTPFNWADKAGSYVESRRAAEHLVLSYATEHGLPAVVTNVSNPYGPPDLQPRQGMFVKLAAQGKLPFYVRDVGSEVVGIDDAAEGMLLAGQRGRIGERYILSERYMSQRELVTVAARAVGARPPRLGVPMALMYGLGWVNDALGALLRKDFPMSRQSARLVELTSPASHAKATRELGWHPAPTEDSIRRAAHHYVGSVPAG, translated from the coding sequence ATGGGTGCCAGCGGCAACGTCGGTGCCTGCGTGACCCGCCACCTCGCCGCCGGCGGAGCCGACGTCCGGGTGCTGCTGCGAAAATCGAGTTCCACCACAGGGATCGACGGCCTCGACATCGAACGCCATTACGGCGACCTGGTCGACGCCGCGGCCGTTGCCGCCGCGATGGCGGACCGCGAGGTGGTCTACTACTGCGTCGTCGACACCCGTGCGGAGTTGCGCGATCCCGCACCGCTGTTCGCGACCAATGTCGAGGCGCTGCGCCATGTGCTCGACGTCGCGGTGCGGGCGAAGCTGCAGCGCTTTGTGTTTCTGAGCACCATCGGCACCATCGCCGTCGGACTCAACGGCGAAACCGTCGACGAGGACACGCCATTCAACTGGGCCGACAAAGCCGGCAGTTATGTCGAATCACGCCGTGCCGCCGAGCATTTGGTGCTGTCCTACGCCACCGAGCACGGGTTGCCCGCCGTGGTGACCAACGTCTCCAACCCCTACGGACCGCCGGATTTGCAACCGCGACAGGGGATGTTCGTCAAGCTGGCGGCGCAGGGCAAGCTGCCGTTCTACGTGCGCGACGTCGGATCAGAGGTGGTCGGCATCGACGACGCGGCCGAGGGGATGCTGCTGGCCGGCCAGCGCGGCCGGATCGGTGAACGCTACATCCTCTCCGAGCGCTACATGTCGCAGCGCGAACTGGTGACGGTCGCCGCGCGGGCGGTCGGCGCCCGCCCGCCGCGCCTGGGCGTCCCGATGGCGCTGATGTACGGCCTCGGCTGGGTCAACGACGCGCTGGGGGCGTTGCTGCGCAAGGACTTTCCGATGAGCCGGCAAAGCGCCCGGCTGGTGGAGCTGACCTCGCCGGCCAGTCACGCCAAGGCGACCCGCGAACTCGGCTGGCATCCGGCGCCGACCGAGGACTCGATCCGGCGCGCGGCGCACCACTACGTGGGATCAGTCCCGGCGGGCTGA
- a CDS encoding peptidylprolyl isomerase translates to MTMTLNRIAATFGIVAVAVTLASCTHHKSGSAPAASSASTAATSTKSLPPAAPVTGPKLPPFYPGPAVGANCQYPRTSEPAGKQAAPPPAGKASTEPAQIGLTIVTDRGRIGLQLANNESPCTVSSFVSLAQQAYFDNTECHRLTTARALSVLQCGDPKGDGTGAPGYEFANEYPTIQYPPGEPALQQPVVYPRGTLAMANAGPGTNGSQFFMVYRDSLLPPNYTIFGTITPAGLAIIDKVAADGVAGGGDDGKPATEVAITSARRD, encoded by the coding sequence TGAACCGCATCGCCGCGACGTTCGGCATCGTCGCCGTCGCCGTGACGCTCGCATCGTGCACCCACCACAAGTCCGGGTCCGCGCCCGCCGCCAGTTCGGCCAGCACCGCGGCGACCTCGACCAAGTCGTTGCCGCCGGCCGCGCCGGTGACGGGTCCGAAGCTGCCGCCGTTCTACCCCGGTCCTGCCGTGGGAGCGAACTGTCAGTACCCGCGGACCAGCGAGCCCGCCGGCAAGCAGGCTGCGCCGCCACCCGCCGGCAAGGCGTCGACCGAACCGGCGCAGATCGGCCTGACCATCGTCACCGACCGCGGCCGGATCGGATTGCAGCTCGCCAACAACGAATCACCCTGCACGGTCAGTAGTTTCGTGAGCCTGGCACAGCAGGCCTACTTCGACAACACCGAATGCCATCGACTCACCACGGCGAGGGCGTTGTCGGTGCTGCAGTGCGGCGACCCCAAGGGCGACGGTACCGGAGCCCCGGGCTACGAATTCGCCAACGAATACCCGACCATCCAGTACCCCCCGGGCGAACCGGCGCTGCAGCAGCCCGTCGTGTATCCGCGGGGCACCTTGGCGATGGCCAACGCCGGACCCGGGACCAACGGCAGCCAGTTCTTCATGGTCTATCGGGATTCGCTGCTGCCGCCCAACTACACGATTTTCGGCACCATCACCCCGGCCGGGCTGGCCATCATCGACAAGGTCGCGGCGGACGGTGTGGCCGGCGGCGGCGACGACGGCAAGCCGGCCACCGAGGTCGCGATCACCTCAGCCCGCCGGGACTGA